In one window of Zingiber officinale cultivar Zhangliang chromosome 11A, Zo_v1.1, whole genome shotgun sequence DNA:
- the LOC122031909 gene encoding uncharacterized protein LOC122031909: MDSPAAETEEWTLVDAEDATSFPDATADSRFKIGSSGISIWTLWAVGSVIDFAVPLYRRILGTEDAIEKTAESTAEAVEKIAKIAEEVTSAIANGLPDGVRLKKTALQMEQICEIVDKDAVKAEAFIQKVDHMKVQVDAVIEPIIEKAEELEKEIREKETEPNAVPDQAN; the protein is encoded by the exons ATGGACTCGCCCGCCGCCGAAACCGAAGAATGGACGCTCGTCGATGCAGA AGACGCAACCTCTTTCCCTGATGCGACTGCAGATTCTCGTTTCAAAATTGGGTCATCTGGCATCTCGATCTG GACTTTGTGGGCGGTTGGATCGGTGATAGATTTTGCTGTTCCCCTGTACAGAAGAATTTTAGGAACAGAAG ATGCTATAGAGAAGACTGCTGAGAGCACTGCAGAAGCTGTGGAGAAGATAGCTAAGATAGCAGAAGAAGTAACGTCTGCCATCGCCAATGGACTCCCTGATGGCGTAAGGCTCAAGAAGACCGCTTTGCAGATGGAACAGATTTGCGAAATTGTTGACAAGGACGCAGTAAAAGCTGAAGCCTTTATTCAGAAG GTTGATCATATGAAAGTGCAGGTAGATGCAGTGATTGAGCCCATCATTGAAAAAGCAGAAGAACTAGAGAAAGAAATCCGAGAAAAGGAGACCGAGCCAAATGCTGTTCCTGATCAGGCAAACTAG